The Candidatus Binatia bacterium genome contains a region encoding:
- a CDS encoding four helix bundle protein codes for MALRAADLIPVVQKSYDLCAGLYTHVNRFPRAQRGLLGRVILEDALQMLVSLTVANRRADKAETLREASGRLDALRITLR; via the coding sequence ATGGCTTTACGGGCTGCGGATCTCATCCCGGTGGTACAGAAGTCGTACGATCTGTGCGCGGGGTTGTATACTCACGTGAACCGGTTCCCGCGCGCCCAGCGGGGACTCCTGGGCCGCGTGATTCTGGAGGATGCGCTGCAAATGCTGGTGTCGCTGACGGTAGCCAACCGGCGCGCGGACAAGGCGGAGACGCTGCGGGAGGCCAGTGGGCGGTTGGATGCGCTGCGCATCACGCTACGGC